In Streptomyces sp. NBC_00704, a genomic segment contains:
- a CDS encoding C40 family peptidase has product MAAHRKPRQRSLGGHTARTAFTLALAGAATATAFDGTGQAEPNLSPAEVRAKVAKLYQEAEAATEKYNGAQEKATAAEQRLAAMRDEAARKEAKLNTARDALGSMAAAQYRSSGLDPAVQLALSDDPDRYLDGAALAERAGDRQSAAVAGVRRQLREIQQLRGAARVELTSLKARRAELQTQKTAITAKLDAARTLLSRLTAAERDRIGEAGGGTGDGAARASRASTGGRSDLPPPGSGDAEAPNPRAAAAVAYAYSKLGSPYVWGATGPTAFDCSGLVLASYRSAGVSLPRTTYAQIGAGQRVSRSELLPGDLVFFYSGISHVGLYIGNGQMIHAPNPSAPVRVAPIDQMPFAGATRVV; this is encoded by the coding sequence GTGGCAGCGCACCGCAAGCCCCGACAGCGCTCGCTCGGCGGCCATACGGCCCGCACCGCGTTCACCCTCGCCCTCGCGGGCGCGGCGACGGCGACGGCCTTCGACGGGACCGGACAGGCCGAGCCGAACCTGTCCCCGGCCGAGGTCAGGGCGAAGGTGGCCAAGCTGTACCAGGAGGCCGAGGCGGCCACCGAGAAGTACAACGGCGCGCAGGAGAAGGCGACCGCGGCCGAACAGCGGCTGGCGGCCATGCGGGACGAGGCGGCCCGCAAGGAGGCGAAGCTCAACACCGCGCGCGACGCCCTGGGTTCGATGGCCGCGGCCCAGTACCGCAGCAGCGGACTCGACCCCGCCGTCCAACTGGCGCTCTCCGACGACCCCGACCGCTACCTCGACGGGGCCGCCCTCGCCGAGCGGGCCGGCGACCGCCAGTCGGCCGCCGTGGCCGGGGTGCGCCGGCAACTGCGGGAGATCCAGCAGTTGCGCGGCGCCGCGCGCGTCGAGCTGACGTCGCTCAAGGCCCGCCGCGCGGAGTTGCAGACCCAGAAGACGGCCATCACCGCCAAACTGGACGCCGCCCGCACGCTGTTGTCCCGGCTGACGGCGGCCGAGCGCGACCGGATCGGCGAGGCGGGCGGCGGTACGGGCGACGGCGCCGCCCGTGCCTCACGCGCCTCGACGGGCGGGCGCTCGGACCTCCCCCCGCCCGGCTCGGGCGATGCCGAGGCGCCCAACCCCCGCGCCGCGGCGGCCGTCGCCTACGCCTACTCCAAGCTCGGCAGCCCGTACGTGTGGGGCGCGACCGGACCGACGGCGTTCGACTGCTCGGGGCTCGTCCTCGCCTCGTACCGCTCCGCCGGGGTCTCCCTGCCCCGCACCACGTACGCGCAGATCGGCGCGGGGCAGCGCGTCTCCCGCTCCGAACTCCTCCCGGGCGACCTGGTGTTCTTCTACTCCGGGATCAGCCACGTCGGCCTCTACATCGGCAACGGCCAGATGATCCACGCCCCGAACCCGTCGGCCCCGGTACGGGTGGCGCCGATCGACCAGATGCCGTTCGCCGGGGCGACGCGGGTGGTGTGA
- a CDS encoding M23 family metallopeptidase yields the protein MNDRHPSGVMSTPAPASDAASAPYASYGAQDAHYDGFTTYPGYETGAYDAGTQTGGHPTAADPLFGELPGDGTAPGAYDGTQWHTGSHQTMDTGGHQALNYDGYAAQHHAAYDTGAYDATAWSGEQQHLSAVPQQATAPDASGQWDANAWLQPDQSANPADRTQQWEWGTQVFDTGAYDATQWNSDGGGSTGENPGADQGSDTYEQPPAEVPFDQQATATFEQVAHDEPTDEAPSLLDDQEDAAPAPLGRAATRNANRSRRRTPAKRSALLTVAVPSVCVMGVAGIAAASVGSLPLTGGDGKDTTASAADAQPVKPSAANIRLDSQLETLSAGADDFADRASRTQERIDLKAQQAAEQKKAAAEAARKERLRPKYALPVAQHGLSAYFGQAGINWMSQHTGIDFPVSYGTTVMAATDGTVRTQWNSAYGNMLILTEKDGTETWYCHLSSYRVPSGTTVKAGDPIAYSGNSGNSTGPHLHFEVRPAGGSAIDPLPWLRSHGLSPT from the coding sequence GTGAACGACCGTCACCCGTCGGGGGTCATGAGCACCCCGGCCCCGGCTTCCGACGCCGCTTCGGCGCCCTACGCGTCGTACGGCGCCCAGGACGCCCACTACGACGGCTTCACCACGTACCCCGGCTACGAGACCGGCGCCTACGACGCCGGGACGCAGACCGGCGGGCATCCCACGGCGGCCGACCCCCTCTTCGGCGAGCTTCCGGGCGACGGCACGGCCCCCGGCGCCTACGACGGCACGCAGTGGCACACGGGCAGCCACCAGACCATGGACACGGGCGGTCACCAGGCCCTGAACTACGACGGTTACGCCGCCCAGCACCACGCCGCCTACGACACCGGCGCGTACGACGCGACCGCCTGGTCCGGCGAGCAGCAGCACCTGTCCGCCGTGCCGCAGCAGGCGACGGCGCCGGACGCCAGCGGCCAGTGGGACGCGAACGCCTGGCTCCAGCCCGACCAGTCCGCGAACCCGGCCGACCGGACCCAGCAATGGGAATGGGGCACGCAGGTCTTCGACACGGGCGCGTACGACGCCACTCAGTGGAACTCCGACGGCGGCGGGAGCACCGGTGAGAATCCGGGTGCCGACCAGGGCTCCGACACCTACGAACAGCCGCCCGCCGAGGTTCCGTTCGACCAGCAGGCCACCGCCACCTTCGAGCAGGTCGCCCACGACGAGCCGACCGACGAGGCGCCCTCCCTCCTCGACGACCAGGAGGACGCGGCGCCCGCACCGCTCGGCCGCGCCGCCACCCGCAACGCGAACCGCTCGCGCCGCCGCACGCCCGCCAAACGCTCCGCGCTGCTGACGGTGGCGGTGCCCTCGGTGTGCGTGATGGGCGTCGCCGGGATCGCCGCGGCCTCGGTCGGCTCGCTTCCCCTGACCGGCGGCGACGGCAAGGACACCACGGCTTCGGCCGCGGACGCGCAGCCCGTGAAGCCGTCCGCCGCAAACATCAGGCTCGACAGCCAGCTGGAGACCCTCAGCGCCGGAGCCGACGACTTCGCCGACCGGGCCAGCCGCACACAGGAACGCATCGACCTCAAGGCGCAGCAGGCTGCCGAGCAGAAGAAGGCCGCCGCCGAAGCGGCCCGCAAGGAGCGGCTGCGCCCCAAGTACGCCCTCCCGGTCGCGCAGCACGGCCTCAGCGCCTACTTCGGCCAGGCCGGCATCAACTGGATGTCCCAGCACACCGGCATCGACTTCCCGGTGTCGTACGGCACCACCGTGATGGCGGCGACCGACGGGACCGTCCGCACGCAGTGGAACAGCGCCTACGGGAACATGCTGATCCTCACCGAGAAGGACGGCACGGAGACCTGGTACTGCCACCTCTCCAGCTACCGGGTGCCCTCCGGGACGACCGTCAAAGCCGGCGATCCCATCGCGTACTCCGGGAACTCGGGCAACTCCACCGGCCCGCACCTGCACTTCGAGGTCCGCCCGGCCGGCGGCTCGGCGATCGACCCGCTGCCGTGGCTGCGCAGCCACGGCCTGAGCCCGACCTGA
- the pcrA gene encoding DNA helicase PcrA, with protein MSSLFDDSFLADLQGPRAPEEEPPPPPENDHGPESVPDDLFGGKFDLPPDRDTHYRDGAPRPALDAAALLEGLNDNQRAAVTHAGAPLLIVAGAGSGKTRVLTHRIAHLLAERHVHPGQILAITFTNKAAGEMKERVEQLVGPRANAMWVMTFHSACVRILRRESKKLGFTSSFSIYDAADSKRLMALVCRDLDLDPKRYPPKSFSAKISNLKNELIDEEDFAAQAAGGTSQAVGSGGGFEKTLAQAYAMYQSRLREANALDFDDLIMTTVNLLRAFPDVADHYRRRFRHVLVDEYQDTNHAQYALVRELVGTSEHPVDVPPSEYDVPPAELCVVGDADQSIYAFRGATIRNILQFEEDYPNATTILLEQNYRSTQTILSAANAVIERNESRRPKNLWTNAGAGARITGYVADTEHDEAQFVADEIDRLTDAGDAKAGDVAVFYRTNAQSRVFEEIFIRVGLPYKVVGGVRFYERKEVRDVLAYLRVLANPEDSVPLRRILNVPKRGIGDRAEAMIDALSQREKISFPQALKRVDEAYGMAARSTNAVKRFNALMEELRTIVESGAGPATVLEAVLERTGYLAELQASTDPQDETRIENLQELAAVALEFEQETGAADGEAATPAGLSDFLERVALVADSDQIPDEDDDGSGVITLMTLHTAKGLEFPVVFLTGMEDGVFPHMRALGQTKELEEERRLAYVGITRARERLYLTRSSLRSAWGQPSYNPPSRFLEEIPPTYVDWKRTGATAPMASGPVSGVAASLSSSRSRSSAAGASGFATRRAAADKPVVSLAVGDRVTHDQFGLGTVVGVKGTGANAEATVDFGDVKPKRLLLRYAPVEKL; from the coding sequence ATGAGCAGCCTCTTTGACGACAGCTTCCTGGCGGACCTCCAGGGCCCCCGCGCCCCCGAGGAGGAGCCCCCGCCGCCACCCGAGAACGATCACGGACCGGAGTCGGTTCCGGACGATCTGTTCGGCGGGAAGTTCGACCTGCCCCCGGACCGGGACACCCACTACCGCGACGGCGCCCCGCGCCCGGCGCTGGACGCGGCGGCCCTGCTGGAGGGGCTGAACGACAACCAGCGCGCGGCCGTCACGCACGCCGGCGCCCCGCTGCTCATCGTGGCCGGCGCCGGCTCCGGCAAGACGCGCGTGCTCACCCACCGCATCGCCCACCTCCTCGCCGAGCGCCACGTGCACCCGGGGCAGATCCTCGCGATCACCTTCACCAACAAGGCCGCGGGCGAGATGAAGGAGCGCGTCGAGCAGCTCGTCGGCCCGCGCGCGAACGCGATGTGGGTCATGACGTTCCACAGCGCGTGCGTGCGCATCCTGCGCCGGGAGAGCAAGAAGCTCGGCTTCACGTCGTCGTTCTCGATCTACGACGCCGCCGACTCCAAGCGCCTGATGGCCCTGGTCTGCCGCGACCTGGACCTCGACCCCAAGCGCTACCCGCCGAAGTCCTTCAGCGCCAAGATCAGCAACCTGAAGAACGAGCTGATCGACGAGGAGGACTTCGCCGCGCAGGCCGCTGGGGGCACCTCCCAGGCTGTTGGCTCCGGGGGAGGCTTTGAGAAGACCCTCGCGCAGGCCTACGCGATGTACCAGTCGCGGCTGCGCGAGGCGAACGCCCTCGACTTCGACGACCTGATCATGACGACGGTCAACCTGCTGCGCGCCTTCCCCGACGTCGCCGACCACTACCGCCGCCGGTTCCGGCACGTCCTCGTCGACGAGTACCAGGACACCAACCACGCCCAGTACGCCCTGGTGCGCGAACTGGTCGGCACCTCCGAGCACCCCGTGGACGTCCCGCCGAGCGAGTACGACGTCCCGCCCGCCGAACTGTGCGTCGTCGGTGACGCCGACCAGTCGATCTACGCCTTCCGGGGCGCGACGATCCGCAACATCCTCCAGTTCGAGGAGGACTACCCGAACGCGACGACGATCCTGCTGGAGCAGAACTACCGCTCCACGCAGACGATCCTGTCCGCCGCCAACGCCGTCATCGAGCGCAACGAGTCCCGCCGCCCCAAGAACCTGTGGACCAACGCGGGCGCGGGCGCGCGCATCACCGGCTACGTCGCCGACACCGAGCACGACGAGGCGCAGTTCGTCGCCGACGAGATAGACCGTCTGACGGACGCGGGCGACGCCAAGGCGGGCGACGTCGCCGTGTTCTACCGCACCAACGCCCAGTCCCGTGTCTTCGAAGAGATCTTCATCCGCGTCGGCCTGCCCTACAAGGTCGTCGGCGGCGTCCGCTTCTACGAGCGCAAGGAGGTCCGGGACGTCCTGGCCTACCTGCGCGTGCTCGCCAACCCGGAGGACTCGGTGCCGCTGCGCCGGATCCTCAACGTGCCCAAGCGGGGCATCGGCGACCGCGCCGAGGCCATGATCGACGCCCTCTCCCAGCGCGAGAAGATCAGCTTCCCGCAGGCCCTGAAGCGCGTCGACGAGGCGTACGGCATGGCCGCGCGGTCGACGAACGCCGTGAAGCGGTTCAACGCGCTGATGGAGGAACTGCGCACGATCGTCGAGTCGGGCGCCGGTCCGGCGACGGTCCTGGAGGCGGTGCTCGAACGCACCGGCTACCTCGCCGAGTTGCAGGCCTCCACCGACCCGCAGGACGAGACCCGGATCGAGAACCTCCAGGAACTCGCCGCGGTGGCCCTGGAGTTCGAGCAGGAGACCGGGGCGGCGGACGGCGAGGCCGCGACGCCGGCCGGGCTGTCCGACTTCCTGGAGCGGGTCGCCCTGGTCGCCGACTCCGACCAGATCCCCGACGAGGACGACGACGGCTCCGGCGTCATCACGCTGATGACCCTGCACACCGCCAAGGGCCTCGAGTTCCCGGTCGTCTTCCTCACCGGCATGGAGGACGGCGTCTTCCCGCACATGCGCGCCCTCGGCCAGACCAAGGAACTGGAGGAGGAACGCCGGCTCGCCTACGTGGGCATCACACGCGCGCGGGAGCGGCTCTACCTCACCCGGTCGTCGCTGCGCAGCGCCTGGGGGCAGCCCTCGTACAACCCGCCCTCACGGTTCCTGGAGGAGATCCCGCCGACCTACGTGGACTGGAAGCGGACGGGGGCGACCGCGCCCATGGCCTCCGGTCCCGTGTCCGGGGTGGCGGCCTCGCTGTCCTCGTCCCGCTCGCGCTCCTCGGCCGCCGGCGCCTCCGGCTTCGCGACCCGCCGGGCCGCCGCGGACAAGCCGGTCGTCTCGCTGGCCGTCGGCGACCGGGTCACGCACGACCAGTTCGGCCTCGGCACGGTCGTGGGCGTGAAGGGCACCGGCGCGAACGCGGAGGCCACGGTCGACTTCGGCGACGTCAAACCCAAGCGGCTGCTGCTGCGGTACGCGCCGGTGGAGAAGCTCTAG
- a CDS encoding response regulator transcription factor codes for MSEPTDTNDMSGAAETGGAGEPAQTSGGAAGGRRVRVVLVDDHRMFRTGVQAEIGRTEETGVEVVGEAADVDQAVTVITATRPEVVLLDVHLPGGGGVEVLRRCAPLMADAEQPVRFLALSVSDAAEDVIGVIRGGARGYVTKTITGTDLVNSIFRVQEGDAVFSPRLAGFVLDAFASTDAPPVDEDLDRLTQREREVLRLIARGYAYKEIAKQLFISVKTVESHVSAVLRKLQLSNRHELTRWATARRLV; via the coding sequence ATGAGCGAGCCGACCGACACGAACGACATGAGCGGCGCCGCGGAGACGGGGGGTGCCGGGGAGCCGGCGCAGACCTCCGGGGGCGCGGCGGGCGGGCGCCGGGTGCGGGTGGTCCTCGTCGACGACCACCGTATGTTCCGCACCGGCGTGCAGGCCGAGATCGGCCGGACCGAGGAGACCGGCGTCGAGGTCGTCGGCGAGGCGGCGGACGTCGACCAGGCGGTCACCGTCATCACCGCGACCCGGCCCGAGGTCGTCCTCCTCGACGTCCATCTGCCGGGCGGCGGGGGCGTCGAGGTGCTGCGCCGCTGCGCCCCGCTGATGGCCGACGCCGAGCAGCCGGTGCGCTTCCTGGCGCTGTCGGTGTCGGACGCGGCGGAGGACGTCATCGGGGTCATCCGCGGCGGCGCCCGGGGCTATGTCACCAAGACGATCACCGGGACCGACCTGGTGAACTCGATCTTCCGGGTTCAGGAGGGCGACGCGGTGTTCTCGCCGCGCCTCGCCGGGTTCGTCCTCGACGCCTTCGCCTCCACCGACGCCCCGCCGGTCGACGAGGACCTCGACCGGCTCACCCAGCGCGAGCGCGAGGTGCTGCGGCTCATCGCCCGCGGCTACGCCTACAAGGAGATCGCCAAGCAGCTCTTCATCTCCGTCAAGACGGTCGAGTCGCACGTCTCGGCGGTGCTGCGCAAGCTCCAGCTGTCGAACCGTCACGAACTGACCCGGTGGGCGACGGCGCGACGGCTGGTGTGA
- a CDS encoding esterase/lipase family protein, whose amino-acid sequence MKVTRALQPILPLCQRLLPDMPNLAGLAVFPSLSDLPSFPSFPSLPGLPNLPGLPGRLAGFSVALLKATALDLAILAGHLLLYPSGMAQERRCAMRPELPGPASAGEPTHLPASSAPPVVLLHGFIDNRSVFVLLRRSLAQHGRHRVESLNYSPLTCDIRTAAELLGRHIEEICERTGSPQVDVVGHSLGGLIARYYVQRLAGDARVRTLVTLGTPHSGTRVAPLANAHPIVRQMRPGSELIEELARPAPGCRTHFVSFWSDLDHLMDPLESACVDHPDLLAQNVRVTGIGHLALPVHPAVATGIRQALDTEHPPASADVAATAPRSGGLTVA is encoded by the coding sequence ATGAAGGTCACCCGGGCCTTGCAGCCCATTCTTCCGTTGTGTCAGCGCCTGCTGCCGGACATGCCGAACCTCGCCGGCCTCGCCGTCTTCCCCAGCCTCTCCGACCTGCCGAGCTTCCCGAGCTTCCCGAGCCTTCCGGGACTGCCGAACCTTCCCGGTCTGCCGGGCAGGCTGGCCGGTTTCTCCGTGGCCCTCCTCAAGGCGACCGCGCTGGACCTGGCGATCCTCGCCGGGCACCTGCTCCTCTACCCCTCCGGGATGGCGCAGGAGCGCCGCTGCGCGATGCGTCCCGAACTGCCCGGACCGGCGTCCGCGGGAGAGCCGACGCACCTGCCCGCGTCCTCCGCGCCCCCGGTCGTGCTGCTGCACGGCTTCATCGACAACCGTTCCGTGTTCGTCCTGCTGCGCCGCAGCCTGGCCCAGCACGGCAGGCACCGCGTCGAGTCGCTGAACTACTCGCCCCTGACGTGCGACATCCGGACCGCGGCCGAACTCCTCGGCCGGCACATAGAGGAGATCTGCGAACGCACCGGCAGCCCGCAGGTCGACGTGGTCGGGCACAGCCTGGGCGGCCTGATAGCCCGCTACTACGTGCAGCGGCTCGCGGGAGACGCCCGCGTGCGGACGCTCGTCACCCTGGGCACCCCGCACTCGGGAACCCGGGTCGCACCGCTCGCCAACGCGCACCCGATCGTGCGCCAGATGCGCCCCGGCTCGGAACTCATCGAGGAACTGGCCCGCCCCGCACCGGGCTGCCGCACCCACTTCGTCAGCTTCTGGAGCGATCTCGACCACCTGATGGACCCGCTGGAGTCGGCGTGCGTCGACCATCCGGACCTGCTGGCCCAGAACGTCCGGGTGACCGGCATCGGCCACCTCGCGCTGCCCGTGCACCCCGCCGTCGCGACCGGCATCCGGCAGGCCCTCGACACCGAACATCCGCCGGCCTCCGCCGACGTCGCCGCCACCGCTCCCCGCAGCGGCGGCCTGACGGTGGCCTGA
- a CDS encoding tellurite resistance/C4-dicarboxylate transporter family protein, producing the protein MTGSRALPPPPPASSPRPSLRERWARRQPAAGAAVMATGIVSVGLHLTGHETLSRVALVMTAVAWAALAADFAARLVLERERWLAQARTPGAPTAVAATTVLGARVSALGRPTPAEALLALAAVLWPVLLASAVPRWRRGMPGSVFLSCVATQGLAVLGAALARERGAAWLAHTALVLFWLGLALYCAALPLFDLRQLTEGAGDQWVAGGALSVSALAGTELLKADGGGLYLWNADDAGVLRTVTVALLVLDLAWYAVLLTCEVRRPRPRYDVRRWATVFPLGMTAAATLSVSDAVDVPWLEGPGEVLLWVAVAAWLAVAAGAAVRVGAAVRSRAPR; encoded by the coding sequence ATGACCGGGTCCCGCGCTCTTCCCCCGCCCCCTCCCGCGTCCTCCCCCCGCCCCTCCCTGCGCGAGCGGTGGGCGCGGCGGCAGCCCGCGGCCGGGGCCGCCGTGATGGCCACCGGGATCGTGTCCGTCGGCCTGCACCTGACGGGACACGAGACGCTGTCCCGCGTCGCCCTGGTGATGACGGCCGTCGCCTGGGCGGCGCTGGCGGCGGACTTCGCCGCCCGGCTGGTGCTGGAGCGCGAGCGGTGGCTGGCGCAGGCCAGGACGCCGGGAGCGCCGACCGCCGTGGCCGCGACGACCGTGCTCGGCGCCCGCGTCTCGGCGCTCGGTCGGCCGACCCCCGCCGAGGCCCTGCTGGCGCTGGCGGCCGTCCTGTGGCCCGTACTGCTCGCGAGCGCCGTACCGCGCTGGCGACGCGGCATGCCCGGCTCGGTGTTCCTGTCCTGCGTGGCCACCCAGGGCCTCGCCGTGCTCGGCGCGGCCCTGGCCCGGGAGCGGGGGGCGGCCTGGCTCGCGCACACCGCGCTCGTGCTGTTCTGGCTCGGGCTCGCGCTCTACTGCGCCGCGCTACCCCTGTTCGACCTGCGGCAGCTGACCGAGGGCGCCGGGGACCAGTGGGTGGCCGGCGGCGCGCTCTCCGTCTCGGCGCTGGCGGGAACGGAACTGCTCAAGGCCGACGGCGGCGGCCTGTACCTCTGGAACGCCGACGACGCGGGCGTCCTGCGCACGGTGACCGTCGCCCTGCTCGTGCTCGACCTGGCCTGGTACGCCGTCCTGCTGACCTGCGAGGTGCGCCGCCCGCGGCCGCGCTACGACGTCCGCCGCTGGGCGACCGTGTTCCCGCTGGGCATGACGGCGGCGGCGACCCTGTCCGTGTCCGACGCCGTGGACGTCCCGTGGCTCGAGGGGCCGGGCGAGGTGCTGCTGTGGGTCGCGGTGGCGGCCTGGCTGGCCGTCGCCGCGGGGGCGGCGGTTCGCGTCGGCGCGGCGGTCAGGTCCAGAGCACCGCGATGA
- a CDS encoding ATP-binding protein, with protein sequence MPEAAAAPLVEPRPPRKLYRSSDGRWLGGVARGLAGHLGLPVVWVRLVFAGLFMADGLGALLYAAFWFFVPLGVGGVGEQKPPALVATETAADGRRRLVARKPDKGQIVALLLMVVIATVFVTNVNLGSGAKAYLVPAVLVGAGVALVWRQADNARRARWVEVGRKRRTLTLLRAGAGVLLVTAGVSGSFVLQGSATHLGSVLQAALAVIVGITLLAGPYLVRMTQDLSEERLMRIRAQERAEVAAHVHDSVLHTLTLIQRNAENAGEVRRLARAQERDLRTWLYKPEGTGKDEADEPATVADAVRRSAAEVEDKHGVPIEVVVVGDCPIDERVGAQMQAAREAMVNAAKYGGDGGAVQVFAEVEGRTVFVSVRDRGPGFDLDSIPADRMGVRESIIGRMERHGGTARVRAVPDGGTEIELEMERVEKTS encoded by the coding sequence ATGCCGGAAGCCGCAGCAGCGCCACTCGTCGAACCGCGGCCGCCGCGCAAGCTCTACCGCAGCAGCGACGGACGCTGGCTGGGTGGCGTGGCGCGGGGGCTCGCCGGGCATCTCGGCCTGCCCGTCGTCTGGGTGCGGCTCGTCTTCGCGGGCCTGTTCATGGCGGACGGCCTCGGCGCCCTGCTCTACGCGGCCTTCTGGTTCTTCGTGCCCCTCGGCGTCGGCGGCGTCGGAGAACAGAAACCGCCTGCGCTCGTCGCCACCGAGACCGCGGCCGACGGCCGCCGCAGACTCGTGGCCCGCAAGCCCGACAAGGGGCAGATCGTCGCCCTGCTCCTCATGGTCGTGATCGCCACGGTCTTCGTGACCAACGTGAACCTGGGCAGCGGCGCCAAGGCCTACCTCGTGCCCGCCGTCCTCGTCGGCGCCGGCGTCGCCCTCGTCTGGCGTCAGGCGGACAACGCGCGCCGGGCCCGCTGGGTCGAGGTCGGCCGCAAGCGCCGTACGCTCACGCTCCTGCGCGCGGGCGCGGGCGTCCTGCTGGTCACGGCCGGCGTCTCCGGCAGCTTCGTGCTGCAAGGGTCCGCCACCCACCTCGGCTCCGTGCTCCAGGCGGCCCTGGCCGTCATCGTCGGCATCACGCTCCTCGCCGGGCCCTACCTGGTCCGGATGACACAGGACCTCTCCGAGGAGCGCCTGATGCGCATCCGCGCCCAGGAGCGGGCGGAGGTCGCCGCCCACGTCCACGACTCCGTGCTGCACACGCTGACGCTGATCCAGCGCAACGCGGAGAACGCCGGCGAGGTGCGCCGTCTCGCCCGCGCGCAGGAACGCGACCTGCGCACCTGGCTCTACAAACCCGAGGGCACCGGCAAGGACGAGGCCGACGAGCCGGCCACGGTCGCCGACGCGGTGCGCCGCAGCGCCGCCGAGGTGGAGGACAAGCACGGCGTGCCCATCGAGGTGGTGGTGGTCGGGGACTGCCCGATCGACGAACGGGTCGGGGCACAGATGCAGGCCGCGCGCGAGGCGATGGTGAACGCGGCCAAGTACGGTGGCGACGGGGGCGCGGTGCAGGTCTTCGCCGAAGTCGAGGGGAGGACGGTCTTCGTGTCCGTCCGCGACCGCGGCCCCGGCTTCGACCTCGACTCGATACCCGCCGACCGGATGGGCGTCAGAGAATCGATCATCGGCCGCATGGAGCGGCACGGCGGCACGGCGCGGGTGCGGGCGGTCCCGGACGGCGGCACCGAGATCGAGCTGGAGATGGAGAGGGTGGAGAAGACGTCATGA
- a CDS encoding C40 family peptidase, with translation MASQHRKPRSAVPRVAGIRTPALATAALTSVALLSQSANAAPSEDDGRPSLEEVEKKVDDLYRQAESATEKYNAAKEKTPAKQRKRAGSLLDDVAQRTQKLNGAREELGSHAAAQYRTGSSVPDTATFLLAESPQDPVDRTQPMNRVTGRQKSTVDDYVTEQPTTMSTRREAAESLASRDDAQSGLRTAKATVQKKLADARGLMSRLTAQEKARLAAIEKRHHEEAARRAAEPALRQAAARTAARQDGGGAPASTGATTDTGTGTATHTRTASHTGTASHTRTATHAGTGAGSPSASASAPAPASPADPSYGAKAGKALAFARAQIGKPYVWGAMGPGSYDCSGLTQAAWKAAGVILPRTAYDQVKAGATVSLADARPGDLVFFYDDVSHVGVYIGNGMMIHAPKPGAYVREESIYYDGGSGFHSVVRPA, from the coding sequence TTGGCGTCGCAGCACCGCAAGCCACGCTCCGCGGTCCCGCGCGTGGCAGGCATACGCACCCCCGCGCTCGCCACCGCCGCCCTCACCTCCGTGGCCCTGCTCTCCCAGTCGGCGAACGCCGCTCCGTCGGAGGACGACGGCAGGCCGAGCCTGGAGGAGGTCGAGAAGAAGGTCGACGACCTCTACCGCCAGGCGGAGTCGGCGACGGAGAAGTACAACGCCGCCAAGGAGAAGACGCCGGCCAAGCAGCGCAAGCGCGCCGGCTCCCTCCTCGACGACGTCGCCCAGCGCACCCAGAAGCTCAACGGGGCGCGCGAGGAGCTGGGTTCCCACGCGGCGGCCCAGTACCGCACCGGCTCCTCCGTGCCCGACACGGCGACGTTCCTGCTCGCGGAGAGCCCGCAGGACCCCGTCGACCGGACCCAGCCGATGAACCGGGTGACCGGCCGTCAGAAGAGCACGGTCGACGACTACGTCACCGAGCAGCCGACGACCATGAGCACGCGCCGGGAGGCCGCCGAGAGCCTCGCCTCGCGCGACGACGCGCAGAGCGGCCTCAGAACCGCCAAGGCCACCGTGCAGAAGAAGCTCGCCGACGCGCGCGGGCTGATGTCCCGGCTGACGGCCCAGGAGAAGGCGCGTCTCGCGGCGATCGAGAAGCGGCACCATGAGGAGGCGGCCCGCAGGGCGGCCGAGCCGGCCCTGCGGCAGGCGGCCGCACGGACCGCGGCCCGCCAGGACGGCGGCGGCGCCCCGGCGAGCACGGGCGCGACCACGGACACCGGCACGGGGACCGCCACGCATACGAGGACCGCCTCGCATACGGGGACGGCCTCGCATACGAGGACCGCTACGCATGCGGGGACGGGCGCCGGCTCGCCGTCCGCCTCCGCCTCCGCCCCGGCTCCCGCCTCCCCGGCCGACCCGTCGTACGGAGCCAAGGCCGGCAAGGCGCTCGCCTTCGCCCGCGCGCAGATCGGCAAGCCGTACGTCTGGGGCGCCATGGGCCCCGGCTCCTACGACTGCTCCGGGCTCACCCAGGCCGCCTGGAAGGCCGCCGGCGTCATCCTCCCGCGCACCGCCTACGACCAGGTGAAGGCCGGCGCCACGGTCTCCCTCGCCGACGCCCGCCCCGGCGACCTGGTCTTCTTCTACGACGACGTCAGCCACGTCGGCGTCTACATCGGCAACGGCATGATGATCCACGCCCCGAAGCCGGGCGCCTACGTCCGCGAGGAGTCGATCTACTACGACGGCGGGTCCGGCTTCCACAGCGTCGTACGGCCCGCCTGA